The Campylobacter concisus sequence ACTATAAATTGGATACCTGATTTTCAACATATTCATTTACCTCAAATGTTTTCTGAAAAAGAGATACGAAATAGGAATAATGATTTTTTAAAGTTAATAAGAGATAGTGATCTAATTGTTCTTAGTAGTTTTGATGCATTAAAAGATATGAAAAAATTTGCACCTAATTATGAAGACAAGGCAAGAGTTTTGCAATTTGTTTCGCAACCAAATAGTAGATATTTTGAACTAGGTGAACATGATAAAAGTTTGTTATTGCAAAAGTATGAAATAAAAGATGATTTTTTTTATATACCAAATCAATTTTGGAAGCATAAGAATCACATGATGATATTTGAAGCCATTAGTGAATTAAAAAAAGATGGCATTGAGATTAATATTGTTTGTACTGGGTATCTAGGTGATTATAGAAATAAAACATATATTGATGATACAAGGGAATTTATAAAATCAAATAATCTTGAAGACAATATAAAACTTTTGGGACTCGTGGATTATGAAGATGTTTTTGCATTGATTAAATTCTCAAAAGCAGTAATAAATCCATCTTTGTTTGAGGGTTGGAGTTCTACCGTCGAAGAGTGTAAAAGTGTAGGAAAAAATATGATCTTGTCTGATTTGGATGTGCATAAAGAACAATATCCAAACGCAGCTTTTTTTAAAAGAGATAGTATTGAGTCTTTAAAAGAAGTACTAAAATTTTATAAGATAGAAAATGAGAGTAATGTAGAGCCATTAGAAGCAAGGACAAAAAAGTTTGCAAATATTTATGTATCAGTATGCAAAGAAGTTTTGAAAATGAATGAGAAAAAATAATAATAGAAAAGATAATTTTAACATGAATTATTTAGAAGCATCTAATAATAAGCCTATGATTTCTATCATAACAGTCGTTTTTAATGGTGAGAAATATTTAGAGCAAACTATTAAAAGTATCATAAATCAGACTTATAAAAATTTTGAATACATCATAATAGATGGTGGAAGTACTGATGGTACTTTAGAAATTATAAAAAAATATGAAGACAAAATATCATATTGGATTAGCGAAAAAGATAAGGGCATAAGCGATGCTTTTAATAAGGGTGTAATGGCTGCAAAAGGTGATTATATAAATTTTCAAGGTGATGGCGATGGGTTTTTATCTAGTGAAACTTTAGAAGAGATTTTTAAAGATATAAAGGTTGGAGAATTATCTATAATAAGCACAAGGATACAAAGAGTGGACGAAGATGGAAATAAAATTTATAGGTCTAAATTTGTAAAGAATTTTGATAAAAGATCACTGCTATTTAGGATGTCCTTGCCGCATCAGGGATTGTTTGTACCAAGGAGCTATTTTGAAAAATATGGACTTTTTGATCTAAATAATAAATTTTGTATGGACTATGAGCATTTGCTTCGAAGTTATCGAAATTTTCCAAGCGTTATAACTAAAGATATCGTTTCTGCCAGATGGCGAGATGACGGCATTGGGAATGGAAGAACTCTGGAGATATTTAAAGAGTATGATAAGATAAAAAGAGATAATAAAGTAGCCAGTGCATTAGTTTTGGATCTAATTAAATATTGGATTTTATTTAAATACTATGTCAAAAGGTTTATTGGGAGATCATGAAATGCTAAATGTATTAAAATATATATGGAATAAAAATAATGGTATATATAAAATAAAATATTTGTTTATTGGCATATCTTTTCAAATTTTTAAAAGATTATCAAAAAAGATAATATCAAAGACCATTTTTAATGGCAAAAATATTTTTTTATATCCTAATTGCAATGTGTCGAGCATGTATGCATATACCGATATACCAGATAGAGAAGAAATTTTACTATTAAGAGAATTTGCAAAGCAAAACAATTGCCAGAAATGCGGTAAAACTATATTTTTAGATATTGGTGCAAATATTGGTTCCTATAGTATCTCAATGATGGATGTTTGTGATAGTATTATAGCCTTTGAGCCACATCCATATACTTCCAAAAGATGTAAAATAAATTTTTTGCTAAATAATTTGGACGAAACACTTGTAAAACAATTGGCTCTATCAGATAGTATAGGTAGTGTTCATTTCTCAGATTATGGCGGGAGTTCAACTGTAAATCATATAATTCAAACGGAAGATGGCATAGAGGTACAAGCAATAACATTAGATAAATTTATCGTTGATAATAATTTTGCCCAAGATGATAGATATATAATAAAAATAGATGTTGAAGGCTTCGAAGAACAAGTGCTAAAGGGAGGAAGGAACTTTTTTACACAATATAATGTTCAAGCTATTGTATTTGAATGTTTTTCTCAAAATAGAGTATTTAATATATTAAAAACGTATGGTTTTACAGAAATTAAAAAATTAAGTGAGAATAACTATTGTGCAACAAAGAGTTGAATGGGTTGATACTTTAAAATTCATAGGAATATTGTCGGTTATATTAGGTCATATAAATTTCCCACTAAATGGCTTCATATATACTTGGCATATGCCGCTGTTTTTTATGGTCTCTGGCTTTTTTATAAAATTTGAAACCCATTTTAAAGATTTTGTAGTTAAAAATTTTAAAAGATTAATGATCCCATACTTTATTTTTTCTATTGTTGGTCTTTTTATAGAGATACTAAAAAGATATCTGCTACATAGAGAGGCTCTAGATTATACACATGAGATCAAGGGAATTTTTATAGATATGGATTTCGCTGGACTTTGCAACACCTATGCTTTCGTGCTATGGTTTTTGCCAGCACTATTTTTTTCAAGAGTATTTTTATATTTGATAAAAAATAAAATACCTAGCTTGCTCTTACAATCACTTGTAGTTGTATTTTTATTTATGGCTAGCTTTTATATCGATCTCCCATTTGGGATTGATAATGCCCTTAACT is a genomic window containing:
- a CDS encoding glycosyltransferase family 4 protein, translated to MIKVGFIGCVSKEWMGGLNYFKNLLFAINSVEKKELEVFVFVGKKIDIETKRMFQEYATVIEDSVFDRKSIKWFLSKIEKKIFKTNILLENILKKHNIQILSHAAITNLKNVKTINWIPDFQHIHLPQMFSEKEIRNRNNDFLKLIRDSDLIVLSSFDALKDMKKFAPNYEDKARVLQFVSQPNSRYFELGEHDKSLLLQKYEIKDDFFYIPNQFWKHKNHMMIFEAISELKKDGIEINIVCTGYLGDYRNKTYIDDTREFIKSNNLEDNIKLLGLVDYEDVFALIKFSKAVINPSLFEGWSSTVEECKSVGKNMILSDLDVHKEQYPNAAFFKRDSIESLKEVLKFYKIENESNVEPLEARTKKFANIYVSVCKEVLKMNEKK
- a CDS encoding glycosyltransferase family 2 protein, which produces MRKNNNRKDNFNMNYLEASNNKPMISIITVVFNGEKYLEQTIKSIINQTYKNFEYIIIDGGSTDGTLEIIKKYEDKISYWISEKDKGISDAFNKGVMAAKGDYINFQGDGDGFLSSETLEEIFKDIKVGELSIISTRIQRVDEDGNKIYRSKFVKNFDKRSLLFRMSLPHQGLFVPRSYFEKYGLFDLNNKFCMDYEHLLRSYRNFPSVITKDIVSARWRDDGIGNGRTLEIFKEYDKIKRDNKVASALVLDLIKYWILFKYYVKRFIGRS
- a CDS encoding acyltransferase family protein, with protein sequence MQQRVEWVDTLKFIGILSVILGHINFPLNGFIYTWHMPLFFMVSGFFIKFETHFKDFVVKNFKRLMIPYFIFSIVGLFIEILKRYLLHREALDYTHEIKGIFIDMDFAGLCNTYAFVLWFLPALFFSRVFLYLIKNKIPSLLLQSLVVVFLFMASFYIDLPFGIDNALNSFMFVYVGNIIFEKRLPNILVLLSFTVLVAIYLFGFNLNLDMASKVYSNKFLNVIWTVSFVYGLIFCIKNIRLNSKFIKIWGSNTMLLFILHPYTNNIAHIVVQKALQSDYWLFKFIISIVLLSLVIFIKEKNKNWLVFKYV
- a CDS encoding FkbM family methyltransferase, which gives rise to MGDHEMLNVLKYIWNKNNGIYKIKYLFIGISFQIFKRLSKKIISKTIFNGKNIFLYPNCNVSSMYAYTDIPDREEILLLREFAKQNNCQKCGKTIFLDIGANIGSYSISMMDVCDSIIAFEPHPYTSKRCKINFLLNNLDETLVKQLALSDSIGSVHFSDYGGSSTVNHIIQTEDGIEVQAITLDKFIVDNNFAQDDRYIIKIDVEGFEEQVLKGGRNFFTQYNVQAIVFECFSQNRVFNILKTYGFTEIKKLSENNYCATKS